Proteins from one Candidatus Epulonipiscium sp. genomic window:
- the trmL gene encoding tRNA (uridine(34)/cytosine(34)/5-carboxymethylaminomethyluridine(34)-2'-O)-methyltransferase TrmL yields MTVNIVLLEPEIPQNTGNIARTCAAIGASLHLIKPLGFSIEDKYLKRAGLDYWSLLDIHYHDSFEDFKLKYPDGLYFMATTKAKHKYTDVKYTKDCFIIFGKETAGIPETILKDYSDTSIRIPMISEARSLNLSNSVAIVAYEAMRQMDFNGLLAEGKLREYDY; encoded by the coding sequence ATGACTGTGAATATTGTTCTTTTAGAGCCTGAAATTCCCCAAAACACAGGGAACATTGCCAGAACCTGTGCCGCCATTGGAGCTAGTTTACATCTTATCAAACCATTAGGTTTTTCTATTGAAGATAAATATTTAAAAAGAGCAGGTCTAGATTACTGGAGCTTATTAGACATTCATTATCATGACAGTTTTGAGGATTTTAAATTAAAATATCCTGATGGGTTGTATTTCATGGCTACAACAAAAGCTAAGCATAAATATACCGATGTAAAATATACTAAGGATTGTTTTATAATATTTGGGAAAGAAACTGCCGGTATTCCGGAGACTATCTTAAAAGATTATTCTGATACTAGCATTAGGATACCAATGATTAGTGAGGCCCGATCTTTAAACTTATCAAATTCAGTAGCTATTGTTGCCTATGAGGCTATGAGACAAATGGATTTTAACGGGTTACTAGCTGAGGGAAAACTAAGGGAATACGATTATTAA
- a CDS encoding chemotaxis protein CheX, whose protein sequence is MNVDLINPFIQGTQSILRDVCNEETKLGKIYLKKSPYPGDTIAIIIGLTGEIKGQVIFSLGTKTACSIASKMMMGMEVTEMDEMAKSAISELTNMILGNTATLFYNNGISVDITPPSLLMGSNLQISTSKMQTICIPLQLSEGDTFEIDVAIQENKKNE, encoded by the coding sequence ATTAATGTTGACTTAATTAATCCTTTCATTCAAGGAACGCAATCTATTCTAAGGGATGTATGCAATGAAGAGACAAAGCTTGGTAAAATATACCTAAAAAAATCTCCTTATCCTGGAGATACAATCGCAATCATTATTGGGCTTACTGGGGAGATAAAGGGGCAGGTGATTTTTAGTTTAGGTACAAAAACTGCTTGCTCGATTGCTTCTAAGATGATGATGGGGATGGAAGTTACTGAGATGGATGAGATGGCAAAAAGTGCTATTTCAGAATTGACAAATATGATTTTAGGAAACACAGCGACACTATTTTATAATAACGGGATCTCAGTCGATATTACACCACCTTCCTTATTAATGGGAAGCAATTTACAAATTTCTACATCTAAAATGCAGACCATTTGTATTCCCCTTCAGTTAAGTGAAGGAGATACATTTGAAATCGATGTTGCCATACAGGAGAATAAAAAGAATGAGTGA
- a CDS encoding transcriptional repressor gives MKELSQLLKQKNLKVTPQRLAIFQMLSKSVEHPCAETIYKALESTHPTMSLATVYKTLDALKKAHLIQELNVGEDSFRYDARVQSHPHLICVECNEVHDMHSIYLDDIRSRVEDTTNFKLVDEKIYFYGFCPSCQENDINKKELQ, from the coding sequence ATGAAAGAACTTTCTCAGCTTTTAAAGCAAAAAAACTTAAAGGTGACCCCCCAGAGATTGGCTATTTTTCAAATGCTATCCAAATCCGTAGAGCATCCTTGTGCAGAAACTATTTATAAGGCTTTAGAGAGTACACATCCTACGATGAGTCTAGCAACCGTATACAAAACCTTAGATGCCCTAAAAAAAGCCCATCTCATACAGGAATTAAATGTAGGTGAGGACTCTTTTAGATATGATGCTAGGGTACAGTCTCATCCCCATTTGATTTGTGTTGAGTGCAATGAAGTGCATGATATGCATTCGATTTATTTGGATGATATCCGCTCTAGAGTTGAAGATACTACAAACTTTAAACTAGTAGATGAAAAAATTTATTTTTATGGCTTTTGCCCAAGTTGCCAGGAAAATGATATCAATAAAAAAGAACTTCAATAA
- a CDS encoding aminotransferase class I/II-fold pyridoxal phosphate-dependent enzyme, producing MKKEMIATKVRELPPSGIRKFFDVANEMKDVISLGVGEPDFDTPWHIREEGIYSLEKGKTIYTSNSGLMELRCEISTYLSRRFNITYNPNTQILVTVGASEAIDLALRALLNPGDEVLIPEPSYVSYKPCAIMAGGNPVVITTKAENEFRLTPEQLEEHITDKTKVLILPYPNNPTGGIMEKSDLEKIAEVLRKRDILVISDEIYAELTYDKEHVSIAMLPGMYENTLVINGFSKAYAMTGWRMGYAAGPKDLIAEMTKIHQYAIMCAPTISQYAGIEALKNGDNDVAQMKASFNRRRKIMVNGFRNMGMDCFEPLGAFYVFPSIQKTGLTAEEFCTKLLYEQKVAVVPGTAFGESGEGFIRCSYAYSIENIKEALKRIELFMQQYQ from the coding sequence ATGAAGAAAGAAATGATTGCGACTAAGGTTAGGGAGCTTCCACCTTCGGGTATTAGGAAATTCTTTGACGTGGCAAATGAAATGAAAGATGTTATATCCTTGGGGGTAGGGGAACCGGATTTTGATACTCCCTGGCATATCCGAGAAGAGGGGATATATTCTTTAGAAAAGGGAAAAACCATATACACTTCTAATTCAGGTCTAATGGAGTTAAGATGTGAAATAAGTACATACCTGTCTAGGAGATTTAATATAACATATAACCCTAATACACAAATTTTAGTGACAGTTGGTGCCAGTGAGGCAATTGACTTAGCACTTAGGGCATTGTTAAACCCAGGGGATGAGGTGTTAATCCCTGAACCTTCTTATGTTTCATATAAGCCTTGTGCAATTATGGCAGGGGGAAATCCTGTTGTAATTACCACAAAGGCTGAAAATGAATTTCGGTTAACCCCGGAGCAATTAGAAGAACATATTACTGATAAAACAAAAGTATTGATTCTCCCCTATCCTAATAATCCAACCGGTGGGATTATGGAAAAAAGTGATTTAGAAAAGATAGCAGAAGTGTTAAGAAAAAGGGATATTCTAGTTATTTCGGATGAGATATATGCTGAATTGACCTATGATAAAGAACATGTATCCATTGCTATGTTGCCGGGAATGTATGAAAATACTTTGGTGATTAACGGATTCTCTAAAGCTTATGCAATGACAGGATGGAGAATGGGATATGCCGCAGGACCGAAGGATTTGATTGCTGAAATGACAAAGATTCACCAATATGCCATTATGTGTGCTCCAACCATTAGTCAATATGCAGGGATAGAAGCCCTAAAAAATGGAGATAATGATGTAGCCCAAATGAAAGCATCATTTAACAGGAGAAGAAAGATAATGGTTAATGGCTTTAGGAATATGGGAATGGATTGCTTTGAACCCTTAGGGGCATTTTATGTTTTTCCTTCAATACAAAAAACGGGACTAACCGCTGAGGAATTTTGCACAAAACTTTTGTACGAACAAAAGGTAGCCGTTGTCCCAGGAACAGCCTTTGGGGAAAGTGGAGAAGGATTTATTAGATGTTCTTATGCCTATTCCATTGAAAATATAAAAGAAGCACTAAAAAGAATTGAGCTATTTATGCAACAATATCAATAA
- a CDS encoding Lrp/AsnC family transcriptional regulator, whose product MKEDILEILEKNSRLNTGDIAIMLNSSKEKIEKEIEEMEKKQIICGYNTLINWDKTNKDLVTALIEVKVTPQRGEGFDKIAERIYRFNEVKAVYLMSGGFDLTVIIEGRTMKEVALFVAQKLAPLESVLSTGTHFVLKKYKEHGIPFEGPRKDERMVVSP is encoded by the coding sequence ATGAAGGAAGATATCTTAGAGATTTTGGAAAAAAACAGTAGGTTGAACACCGGAGATATTGCTATTATGCTTAATTCATCCAAGGAAAAGATAGAAAAAGAAATAGAGGAAATGGAAAAAAAGCAAATTATTTGCGGCTATAATACCTTAATTAATTGGGATAAGACTAATAAGGATTTGGTTACAGCTCTGATTGAAGTTAAAGTTACCCCCCAAAGAGGGGAGGGGTTTGATAAAATAGCTGAAAGAATTTATCGTTTTAATGAAGTTAAAGCAGTATATCTGATGTCTGGTGGATTTGATTTAACAGTTATTATAGAAGGAAGGACCATGAAAGAAGTGGCTTTATTTGTTGCACAAAAATTAGCCCCCCTTGAATCGGTATTAAGTACGGGTACTCACTTTGTGCTTAAAAAATATAAAGAACATGGTATTCCTTTTGAAGGACCCCGTAAGGATGAAAGGATGGTTGTCTCTCCATGA
- a CDS encoding GGDEF domain-containing protein: MEIDERKRIENILIGFRWVALLFLFFLIPMNLNISSSNSTQMINRLLIFLVFGVVYTLSTYIAVRLCKHDKNIDTIIIVVSLFDIVAIFWGATIVLEVCELPMEFAFIILQVIMLIRYRSTLASLLANAILFLNIWTYEFILGVRYYPEMWEVRGIFWSIILVFNLSIFWHILRDYDKIMEQKELEKFYLEHSKKSIDNLIHINKISAALNGSLSQNEIIKILLKNISVMADSDDCAVLLYSKREGEGYIYKYSEFKKYREENEPIGYATVTMGDEIKKIKCMKDYKHVVGSYQPFYMIDLVNIYNMKVITLNSNKKHLYMFKIMCSMKEGGFLIIAADEQIQSEIGQFISLLVGQGGTALTTAVLYNSVKRKANTDPLTGAKTRRYLKDFLKKEIERSRRHNKRFCVLFFDIDNFKSFNDTYGHKIGDEVLKIIHQVAKKTIRKIDLVSRYGGEEFVVVLPETEYRAGYVTAERIRKSIENYPLQEQLRVDRNVTVSIGISEYGVDGHTEEDLINKADWGMYEAKSQGRNQVCSFRNYKEDMDYQKSK; this comes from the coding sequence ATGGAAATTGATGAAAGAAAGAGAATAGAAAATATTTTAATAGGCTTTCGATGGGTGGCATTATTGTTTCTCTTCTTTTTGATACCTATGAATTTGAATATATCAAGTAGCAACAGCACACAAATGATTAATAGGCTATTGATTTTTTTGGTATTTGGTGTAGTGTATACCCTTAGTACCTATATAGCAGTGAGATTATGCAAACACGATAAAAATATCGATACAATCATTATAGTAGTATCATTATTTGATATAGTAGCAATTTTTTGGGGGGCAACCATTGTTTTAGAGGTATGTGAATTGCCCATGGAATTCGCATTTATTATCTTGCAAGTTATTATGCTGATACGATATCGAAGCACATTGGCTTCATTACTGGCAAATGCAATCCTGTTTTTAAATATTTGGACTTATGAGTTTATCCTAGGAGTTAGGTACTACCCCGAGATGTGGGAGGTAAGGGGGATTTTTTGGAGTATTATACTCGTATTTAATTTATCTATATTTTGGCATATTCTCCGAGATTACGATAAAATTATGGAGCAGAAGGAATTAGAAAAATTTTATCTGGAGCATTCAAAGAAAAGTATTGACAACTTGATACATATTAATAAGATTAGTGCTGCCCTAAACGGGAGTCTTTCCCAAAATGAAATCATAAAAATACTACTTAAAAATATTTCTGTAATGGCAGATAGCGATGATTGCGCAGTCTTACTATATTCAAAACGTGAAGGGGAAGGATATATATATAAATACAGCGAGTTTAAAAAATATCGAGAGGAAAATGAACCTATCGGATATGCTACAGTAACTATGGGCGATGAAATAAAGAAAATTAAATGTATGAAAGACTATAAACATGTTGTTGGTTCTTATCAGCCCTTTTATATGATTGATTTGGTTAACATCTACAATATGAAAGTTATAACCCTTAATTCTAATAAAAAACATCTGTATATGTTTAAAATAATGTGCAGTATGAAAGAAGGGGGATTTTTAATTATTGCGGCAGACGAACAAATACAATCTGAAATTGGGCAGTTTATTTCCCTTCTTGTGGGGCAGGGAGGAACTGCACTAACAACAGCAGTTTTATACAATTCTGTTAAAAGAAAAGCAAATACAGATCCCTTAACCGGAGCAAAAACAAGAAGATATTTAAAGGATTTTCTGAAAAAAGAAATAGAAAGATCTAGAAGACATAACAAAAGGTTTTGTGTACTGTTTTTTGATATAGATAATTTTAAATCTTTTAATGATACTTATGGACATAAGATAGGGGATGAAGTTCTTAAGATTATCCATCAAGTCGCCAAAAAAACCATCCGCAAAATTGATTTGGTTTCTAGGTATGGTGGAGAAGAGTTTGTTGTTGTACTTCCTGAAACGGAATACAGGGCAGGCTATGTTACAGCAGAAAGAATACGAAAAAGTATAGAAAACTATCCCCTTCAAGAACAACTTCGGGTAGATAGAAATGTCACCGTGAGTATTGGGATATCAGAATATGGGGTAGACGGTCATACGGAGGAAGATTTGATTAACAAAGCCGATTGGGGGATGTATGAGGCAAAATCCCAGGGCAGAAACCAAGTTTGTTCCTTTAGAAATTATAAAGAGGATATGGACTATCAAAAAAGTAAATAA
- a CDS encoding DUF2225 domain-containing protein, translating into MMNLEEYIYEKTVQCPICENEFKVFAAKQKAYSVKSRDTDFCITYKDINPLLYDIWICQLCGYAAQKSTFSDISFKRGKLIEQFITPKWVARETEKVIDYETAISNFKLALISAQISRAKASEVAGLCLRIAWIYRFMEQEKNEEQFLRYALEKYLEAFSKERFPLENMDEPTVRYLIGELYFRLGNYEEAAMWFSKVLNIRGASERIMNLTREQWQLVKEKLKKENGQK; encoded by the coding sequence ATGATGAACCTAGAAGAATATATTTACGAGAAAACAGTGCAATGCCCGATATGTGAAAATGAGTTTAAGGTATTTGCAGCCAAACAAAAAGCATACAGTGTAAAAAGTAGGGATACTGACTTTTGTATAACCTATAAGGATATTAATCCCTTGCTTTATGACATTTGGATTTGTCAATTATGTGGATATGCGGCCCAAAAAAGTACATTTTCAGATATCTCATTTAAGAGGGGGAAACTGATTGAGCAATTCATAACTCCTAAATGGGTTGCAAGAGAAACGGAAAAAGTAATAGATTATGAAACTGCAATAAGCAATTTCAAACTTGCATTAATCAGTGCTCAAATCAGTAGAGCCAAGGCCAGCGAAGTAGCGGGATTGTGTTTGAGAATTGCATGGATATATAGATTTATGGAACAAGAAAAAAACGAAGAGCAATTTCTAAGATACGCTTTGGAAAAATATTTAGAGGCTTTTTCTAAGGAAAGGTTTCCTTTAGAAAATATGGATGAACCGACAGTACGTTATTTGATTGGAGAATTATATTTTCGCTTAGGTAATTATGAAGAAGCAGCAATGTGGTTTTCTAAGGTACTAAATATTAGGGGAGCTTCAGAAAGAATTATGAATTTAACTAGAGAACAATGGCAATTGGTAAAAGAAAAACTAAAAAAAGAAAACGGGCAAAAGTAA
- a CDS encoding DUF4097 family beta strand repeat protein: protein MNEEKMTILKMLEQGKITAAEASELLNALKNKDDKKQETKTPTANNQWENSKSSDSFSRDLGKKIEVLSKDLEPKLQKITQTLIDKTNYIADKISKSFSDSYGGEKEKTLELYVGNKKNAQLKFNGKNGVVYIKGYNGDKITAKVKYITKNEGNNIELLELGDTFYLNYNEAYFSKVSIEAYVPEELFKNLYVNSVNGNICIDGFKAEEIHLETTNGKITLGNITGQYVEADTSNATIEVKQYDIVKTKLLTTNSNIFIGPGIVEPEKSDIYELRAETSNGKIEIELSKDIRIGYSLEANTSLNGIQVDIPTLEYEENEKNYVKGKTQNYTLATRKVKLDLEASNAPIIIK from the coding sequence ATGAATGAAGAAAAAATGACCATTTTGAAAATGTTAGAACAAGGAAAAATAACTGCAGCGGAAGCTTCTGAATTATTAAATGCCCTAAAAAATAAAGATGATAAAAAACAGGAAACAAAAACCCCCACTGCAAACAACCAATGGGAAAATAGTAAAAGTTCAGATTCATTTTCAAGGGATCTCGGTAAAAAGATAGAAGTACTTTCTAAAGATTTAGAGCCTAAATTACAAAAGATTACCCAGACCTTAATTGATAAAACCAATTATATTGCAGATAAAATATCAAAGTCCTTTTCAGATTCTTATGGCGGTGAGAAGGAAAAAACACTGGAATTATACGTGGGGAATAAAAAGAATGCTCAATTAAAATTTAACGGTAAAAATGGAGTAGTCTACATAAAAGGCTATAATGGAGATAAAATTACTGCAAAGGTTAAGTATATTACTAAAAACGAAGGAAACAATATTGAATTATTAGAGTTAGGAGATACATTTTATTTAAATTATAACGAAGCATATTTCAGTAAGGTATCTATAGAGGCATATGTTCCGGAAGAATTATTTAAAAATCTTTATGTTAATTCCGTAAACGGCAATATATGTATTGATGGATTTAAGGCAGAAGAAATTCACTTAGAAACTACTAATGGAAAAATCACCCTAGGAAATATAACAGGTCAATATGTGGAAGCAGATACCAGTAATGCAACTATTGAAGTAAAACAGTACGATATTGTAAAGACAAAATTACTCACAACTAATTCAAATATTTTTATAGGCCCTGGAATAGTTGAACCTGAAAAATCAGATATCTATGAGCTAAGGGCAGAGACCTCCAATGGAAAGATAGAGATAGAACTATCAAAGGACATTAGGATAGGATATTCCCTAGAAGCAAATACATCCTTAAATGGAATACAAGTTGATATACCCACTTTGGAATACGAAGAAAACGAGAAAAATTATGTCAAGGGAAAGACCCAAAATTATACCTTAGCCACAAGAAAAGTAAAGCTGGATTTAGAAGCTTCCAATGCCCCCATTATTATAAAATAA
- a CDS encoding VWA domain-containing protein: MKDTVDKTTTIFTVDLSDSAKVSVKKVEEFIKKAITHKGKKDEVGIVVFGANAGVEAPPLLEPNFVEFESVINPRYTNISQGIKLSSTLIPEESKKRIVLISDGQENMENALSQAKILAEKNIKIDVLPIENTSTREVQVTEIIIPKYLRKNQEFDILVSVDSLVDTGGMLKIYDGKDLIQSQNVKVRKGQNRFVFLGMAKEGGARIYHAELEPEIDTIAENNSAFGYTYIEDIPHVLLVEKNNSGAEIREILKNSLIEVKSIEPHNVPIEADTLSKYDGVIIANIKADDLDERFLNNLESYIKHIGGGLIVTGGEDAYALGNYFDTPLETILPVNMELKDKRNIPDMGLMIVTDRSGSMEEARYGISKLELAKEAAIRAVEVLNPFDKVGVLSFDDQPQEIVRLQNVEKNLEKIQEDIASISSGGGTSIIPALRKAYEIIYNADTKIKHIILLTDGQAEKTGYDDLISKMAENNITLSTVAVGPSSDITLLRRLAQDGRGRYYYTDEFSDLPKIFIEETMTAGKTYLNDEEFYPIVTRLSPILEGVETLPKLQGYVATTPKNRAEVILSSPKEDPILSTWRYGLGKTVAWTSDVDNQWSLDWLASDSGIQVIRNMVSWVLRKPISENIVAEGRLVGENIEVTAKIPNIQSDAEVTVNIYGPDMEEKILDLKATAPGSYTGSFKGNNIGVYMLNFQINRFGETETIYTGMNIPYSSEYDINKMKKETVLLDQIARLTGGRVLKEAKDVFAEIQMDVYGERDIDGFLILLGLLLLIFDIAFRRISFISNKIEELIIKITDGLKLSGRIKVEGGKQKDKKQKVKKDKKDKVDRKISKKDNGKVSSTSAALLNQKRKRKR, encoded by the coding sequence GTGAAAGATACAGTGGATAAAACAACTACAATTTTTACAGTGGACCTATCCGATAGTGCGAAAGTTTCCGTGAAAAAGGTAGAAGAATTCATAAAAAAAGCTATTACCCATAAGGGGAAAAAGGACGAGGTTGGAATAGTGGTTTTTGGGGCAAATGCAGGGGTGGAAGCTCCCCCACTTCTTGAACCGAATTTTGTGGAATTTGAATCTGTTATCAATCCAAGGTATACCAATATCTCCCAGGGAATAAAACTATCCTCCACTTTAATTCCGGAGGAATCAAAAAAACGTATTGTGCTTATTTCAGATGGTCAGGAAAATATGGAAAATGCACTTAGTCAAGCCAAGATTTTAGCAGAAAAAAACATAAAAATAGATGTACTTCCAATAGAAAACACCAGCACTAGGGAGGTACAAGTAACCGAAATAATCATACCAAAATACTTAAGGAAAAACCAGGAATTTGATATCCTTGTATCTGTGGACAGCCTAGTGGATACTGGGGGAATGCTAAAGATATACGATGGGAAAGACTTGATACAATCACAAAATGTAAAAGTGAGGAAGGGACAAAACCGTTTTGTTTTTTTAGGGATGGCAAAAGAAGGCGGAGCGAGGATTTATCATGCTGAATTAGAGCCAGAGATAGATACAATTGCTGAAAACAATTCTGCTTTTGGATATACCTATATAGAAGATATACCCCATGTACTTCTAGTAGAAAAAAACAATAGTGGTGCAGAAATCAGAGAAATCTTAAAAAATTCCCTTATTGAAGTAAAAAGTATTGAGCCCCATAATGTTCCTATAGAAGCAGATACCCTATCTAAGTACGATGGGGTTATTATTGCCAATATTAAAGCAGATGATTTAGACGAAAGATTCTTAAACAATCTAGAATCTTATATAAAACATATAGGTGGAGGGCTTATTGTAACCGGTGGAGAAGATGCTTATGCCCTTGGAAATTACTTTGACACCCCCCTAGAAACAATACTGCCTGTTAATATGGAATTGAAGGATAAGAGAAATATTCCCGATATGGGGCTTATGATTGTTACAGATAGGTCAGGAAGTATGGAAGAGGCTCGATATGGCATTTCAAAGTTAGAATTGGCAAAGGAGGCTGCCATCCGTGCAGTGGAAGTACTTAATCCTTTTGATAAGGTTGGGGTCTTATCTTTTGATGACCAGCCCCAGGAAATTGTAAGATTACAGAATGTGGAGAAAAATCTAGAAAAGATTCAAGAAGATATTGCAAGCATATCTTCAGGAGGCGGCACCAGTATCATACCTGCACTTAGAAAAGCATACGAGATTATATATAATGCAGATACTAAAATAAAACATATTATCTTGCTTACAGATGGTCAGGCTGAAAAAACAGGATATGACGATTTAATAAGTAAGATGGCAGAAAACAATATAACCTTATCTACCGTCGCTGTAGGCCCTTCCTCTGATATTACTCTCTTAAGAAGGTTGGCGCAAGACGGTAGAGGAAGATATTATTATACCGATGAATTTTCCGATTTGCCCAAAATATTTATAGAGGAAACAATGACAGCAGGGAAAACCTATCTTAATGACGAAGAGTTTTATCCTATCGTAACCAGGCTCTCCCCTATTTTGGAAGGAGTGGAGACTCTGCCTAAATTACAGGGATATGTTGCAACGACTCCTAAAAATCGTGCAGAGGTAATTTTAAGCAGCCCCAAGGAGGATCCTATCTTATCCACATGGAGATATGGACTTGGCAAGACTGTTGCTTGGACTTCGGATGTGGATAATCAATGGAGTTTAGACTGGCTAGCTTCAGATTCCGGTATCCAGGTGATAAGAAATATGGTTTCCTGGGTTCTTAGAAAGCCAATAAGTGAGAATATAGTAGCAGAGGGAAGATTGGTAGGGGAAAATATTGAGGTAACGGCGAAAATTCCTAATATCCAATCAGATGCAGAGGTAACAGTTAATATTTATGGGCCTGATATGGAAGAAAAGATATTGGATTTAAAAGCAACTGCTCCAGGTTCTTATACGGGAAGTTTTAAGGGAAACAATATAGGGGTCTACATGCTTAACTTTCAAATCAATAGATTTGGAGAAACAGAAACCATTTATACCGGAATGAATATCCCTTATTCTTCAGAATATGATATCAATAAAATGAAAAAGGAAACGGTATTATTAGACCAAATTGCAAGGCTAACTGGAGGCAGGGTCTTAAAGGAGGCAAAAGATGTTTTTGCAGAAATACAAATGGATGTTTATGGAGAAAGGGATATCGATGGATTTCTAATCCTATTAGGGCTTCTATTGCTGATATTTGATATAGCATTTCGAAGAATAAGTTTCATCAGTAATAAAATAGAAGAACTTATAATTAAGATCACAGATGGATTGAAATTATCTGGGAGGATAAAGGTAGAAGGCGGAAAACAGAAAGATAAGAAGCAAAAAGTTAAAAAAGATAAAAAAGATAAGGTGGATAGAAAAATAAGCAAAAAGGATAATGGGAAAGTGAGCAGTACAAGTGCTGCCTTGTTAAATCAAAAAAGAAAAAGAAAAAGATAA